AGAAGGCGATGCCATCACCGACCTGAACACCATGCTGGCACAGGACGGCCTGTTGGTTTATGTGCCAAAGAATGTTGTTCTTGACAAAGCCATACAGGTAATCAATATTCTGCGTAGTGATGTCGATCTGATGGTGAACCGCCGTGTGCTGATTGTGGCTGAGGAAGGTGCCGAAGTGAAACTCCTTTTCTGTGACCATACGGCCGACGAGCGAGCTTTCCTTGCTACCCAGGTCATTGAGGTGTTTGCCAAGGAAAATGCAAAGGTGGACCTCTACTGTATGGAAGAGACGCACGCCAAGAATGTCCGTTTGAGCAATGTCTATGTGCGTCAGGAACGCAGCAGTCGTGTAAAGCACAACGTCATCACTCTTCACAATGGTATCACACGCAACAAGCTCGACCTTGTGCTTGCCGGAGAGGGCGCTGAATGTGTGTGCAACGGTTGCGTGATAGCCGACAAGCAGCAGCATGTGGACAACAATACGCTCATAGTTCATGAAGTACCTCATTGCACGTCCAATGAACTTTATAAGTATGTGCTTGACGAACATTCCACAGGTGCCTTTGCAGGACGCGTCTATGTGGCTCATGGCGCACAGAAAACCTCTTCGCAGATGACCAATCAGAATCTCTGTGCCACCACCGATGCTCACATGTACACCCAGCCTATGCTCGAGATCTATGCCGACGATGTGAAGTGTGCCCACGGCTCTACCGTTGGTCAGCTGAACGATGCAGCCTTGTTCTATATGCGCCAGCGTGGTATTTCCGAGAAAGAGGCCCGTACCCTCCTTCAGGTGGCATTCATTCGTGAGGTAATCGATCAGATAGATCTTTCGCCCCTGTGCGATCGCCTGCACCATCTTATTGACAAGCGATTCCGTGGCGAACTATCCAAATGCACCGGTTGCAAGCTCTGTAAATAGTTTTGACCTCCTACGTATTACTGACGGTCAAGTATTTATTTTTCTATCAAGAATTTGAGAATTAGAGAATTCTTCTCGGCAATCACGACTTTAATGTATGAATTGATAAGAGTTATTTGATTGTTTTTGCCTTGCAAAAATTAATTCTCAAATTCTCTAATTCTTGATAAAAAACTCCTTTTGCTACTTAGTAACTTAGACAAATTTGGGAATGTGAAATGAATTAGTCATTCCGACTGTCGAACAAAACGGGTTGTACGTTCCTCGATGACACGCTTGTACGCACGTTTCATCTTCTCGTCCAAAAAGGAGAACTCTATCAGTGAGTATGTCGTCTGTGGAATCTCCATAAACATATCAAGCACGGCGGCAGCACGTTTCTCCGATACCCCGATTCTTTCTGCAAATCGTTCGAAGTCCAGCCTACAAGGATGACCAGTCCTGTCATACACATCACTCTTCTCAATATCTGGCGAGAGACCATCCGTCAATCCAAGGTCGCTACCACTTTGAATATGAATACAGGTATTGATAAGATCGTATGCTGGAGCCAGAAAATACTCACCGTTTCTGTTTATCAATGAGAAGTTTTTCATGTGGGCATCCTCGTTTCCAAACAGATAGTCAAACACCACCATCCGAAAAAACTGCTCCATCTGTGGCATCCACGCTGGCACAAACTGCCGGATGGCATCGGCTATCTGCACATAGCTTCCGTGGTATTTGAAATTACTGTCGCTACCTTCCTCCGACATTTGAAGAATGGTAGCGAAGTCCTCCTGCGAGCCATCTTTTACACCGTTTATCACGTCAAATCTCTTAGTGATATACACTGGTTGTCCGGTATTACTGAAACACAGACCATTGTTGGCAGTACGAATGCCGTAAACCTGAGACGCTATCTGCATGGTCAGATGTTCATTGGCAGGTATCTGCTTGCGGGTGGAAAGACTTAAGGTGAACGGTGCTGATTTTAAGATATAAGTAGCCTGTTCGCTTTCATGAGTCAGACGGATTTTGCCATTATCGATGGTGGCAGAGAATTTCTCCTGAGCACCAGAGATTGACATATTGTTCATATTATCCATCGCCTGCCGTTGGTCGTGCTCGTTCTCAAAATCGATATCAATAAAGGGCGAAACCATCACGCCGTCAAACAATTCTTTGATGGCTTGAGGTGAATAAGTGGTAAAGCCTGATCGCAATGTAGATGGGCAGACTTGTATTGTTTTCATTCTTCTGGTCTTTTAAGAACAAACTTACCGATAGCATCCATGCCGCAGATCATCTCCAGCATACCAAAGAAATCTTTTTCATCAACTTTTCTCGCTCTGCATAATGCCCTGCGGTTGGCTCCCTCTGGCAACATGTTGGTGAACACTGGGAAGATGCGCTCCGAGTGATATACTTTCTGACTTTTGGGTAGATTGACTGATACTGGAGGCGTACTGCTGTCGGCACGAAAAGCATCATCGTAGGTGAACTCATAATTACCCCTCGACAACTCAACGAGCTGTCCGGCATATACGTCACCATAATATACATTTACTTTTCTCATACTCTAAACTATTTAACGGTCTGTTTCACCTGCAGTACTATTTCTATACCCACCACATCAAGTATTTTTTGTAGTGTATGAAGGGATGGATTACCCACGCCTCGCTCCAAATCTTTGACCGTAGAAATGCCTACTCCAGAATAATCTGAGAGATCTTGTTGAGAGATTCCTAACAGGGCTCTACGCTCCTTAATCACAGTTCCTACATCCATTATAGTATGATTTTTCGTACTTTTGGCTCAAAGATAAGAAGAAAAACTGATGCTACAAGCTAAAAGTATGATTTTTCGTACTTCCTTAATTTATTTTAACTATAGATAGGAAGTTCGCTATTCACTAAGTTGGGCGCCTTTACTCACACACCGTATATATATATCCTTGCTCTAAGCACTCCACGGTGGTATAGCTTTTTCTGTCGGCCTCGGTCAGTACCTGTTTCATATTGTCGTTGATGCCCTCGCCAGTCAGTTTCAGTCGCGCCTCTTTCATGGTCCACAGTCGGGTAAACATCACTTCAGGCTGTGGGGCATTTGTTATTAGTGCCATTTCCTCATCGTTCATAGTATATCGGGCTACCGACTCACGATAACGGCCCACCGACTCCACATCAATGCCTACAGGCCTACGGCTCACCACACAGGCCACGGCCTCACGGCAATGACTCAGGTTGAAAAATATTTCAGGATGGCCCACGATTGAAGGTTTCCCATGTTCACCATATTCAAACAGGGGGTTCTCTTCCATTCCGAACTCCTCTTTCAATGCCCGTTTCAACAGCAGATAGGCCAGTACACAGGTGCGCTGTCCATGCTCATATTGAAAGCGTAAGGCCTGTTGGCGTCGCTGTTCGGAAATCTGCCCCAGCGCCGTATTCAGGTCGAAGTCATTGATATGAATGTCAATATAACCCCTCATCGTTACAATTATGTATGCAAAATTACATAAAATATTTGGTTCACCAGTAAAATACTGTGTTAATTGAAAGAAAACCAAAACAACGGCTCACCAGTAAATTCCAGTGTCATTGAAAGAAAACCAAGATAACCCATTTTATTTCACAAAAGGAAAAACCCGGACCTGCGGTCCTAAAAACCACCGTCTCAGGAAAAAATCTTTGCTGCTTTTTGACAGAAACTAATTAGGGTGAATTGGGGAAAATGATTTATTTTACACTTCGTCATCTGGTGTTTGTACCCAACTTAGTTTCTTTGACCATCGCCATACGGTTGTACGGGCAAGACCTGTGACACCCTGTATTTCAGACTTACTAAGTCCAATGCGCAGCAAATAGCATATATTCATCTGTTGTTCAGTGAAATTGCCCAATTCCACTACGAGTCTGTTCTTGAATGAAGGATAAAGTTCATCTACAGCTTTATATAGCAATTTCCAGTCATCACGTGTCATTTCCTTCTTTCCAATGATTGACTGTCTGATGATATAGATTACATCTTCCGCTTTTTCTTCTAATTCTGCTTTGTGAAGCAAATTGATAAGATTCTTATTAACTTTCGTACTCTCTATTATATCTTTATCTTTTTGTTCAAGATTTTCTCTAAGCAGCATTTCATTATCTTTCATTAGCTTCATCTCTTTTGACATGGCCATCTTTTCAAGTAGAAGACGGTTCTTTCTTTTAGTATAAATGATGTATCCAATAGCAATCGTTGTTATAATTACTATCGTGAAGATGAAAAGCAAATTCTTATATTTTTCTTGTTTCTCTTTAAGGTCTAGTTCTTTATTTCTGTCTAAATGGTATTGATATTTATTGTTTACTGTTGCTGCCATTATCTGTCGTTTTCCAAAGTCTATAGAGTCACTTAACTCCATATATTTAGATGCATAATAGTTGGCCTTGTTTACATCTCCAATCTTAGTGTAGATATTGAAGAGAATTTTCGCAGCATCATAAATATTTATCAGCTCATTATCCTCGTCTTCGTAGTCATATTCAAGAATTTGATTACAGCAAACTATAGCTGAATCGTTCATGCCTTGCAGCTCATAGTATTTAGCTAGTGCGAAATATGAGAAGACGTCATTGCTTTCAAAAAGGTTTTGCTCAATCAGTGAAAAACTTTTTTTTGCCTTCTGTAAATCTTCTAATTGAGAGTAGTTATAAAGTAAATTTATAAGGTAACCTTGATACTGCATTATGTCATTTGATTGTATGATTGTGTTTAATGCTGCGTCAAAAGCTTTTTTTGCTTGTTTAATACTGTCCGATGCATGGAAAGCACATCCGAGATGCATATATGGCAACACGCAGTCTCTCTTTAAACATTGACAAATTTCAAGTTCTTTCTTTGCCATTTTAATAGCTTCCTGAAAGTTCTGTACACGATATTGCAGATAGGTGAGATTGGAGTATGTATTGCGTAACATAACAGAGTCACATTCCGCATTATTGCCTGCATAGTTTAAAGAGATTAGAAAATATTCCAAGGCTCGAGGGGTATCATTCAAATCACGGTATATACTACCTGCATAATAATACACTTCTTGCATTTCAAGATTCGAACCTTCTTTTCTAAAGTATTCTATTAACTTTAAAATAGGCATGTCTGAAGAAGGCAAGATGTCTGCTTTATCGTTAAGCCTGATTTTTAGTAGGTCATATTTATGTTGGATATATGGGCTTTCATTCCTGATGTCAATTTCTAAGGAATCAAGCATGATTAGAGCTTTGTGAGGATCTTCATCTCCAGCAGTCTTTATCTGAGCCAACTTGTTTGAGATGTTCTCATCCGAACATGCGAATAATAGGCATATACTAATAGCGCACAAAACTTGAATAATGTATTTTCTCATGCTTTCTCTTTTTATGCTTGCAAAGATACTAATAATTATTCAAAAAATGATAATTATATTTCTTATTAATTTGTCGTGTTCCAATTTGTTTCATTTAAGTGTTTCATTTGTTGGTTAAAAACCTTCTTTGTTGTTTTATATATGTTTGATTTATAGTGAGATATGCGATAATAAACATTTTTAACAAACTAGTGAAACAACATGAAACATGAATTATTTCCTACAAACAACTATTCATTCTAACTTTGCACCCACATTATCTAAAATTATATCAGTTATGAACTACAACAATCGATTATTTACAATTTTATTTGTCTTACTTTTTCAAAGTTTGTCAATTTGGTCAACAGTAACTGCGTTGTTACCGGTTCCTCTTTATTATAAAAGTAAACCTGTAGTATCCAACTCAAAGTAATCAAATGCATCGGAAATATTCAGCATTTCTTGCAATTATCATATTTTTTTCTTTATTTTGCACCGACTTTCCAAATTGCTTGGAGAATCATAAACCTAAACTATAGTAAGTAATACGTTGAAAAGCGAATTATGAGTGCATCATAGTTGTTTTCTTCAACTTGCAATTAATCAGATGAACAAGATCGTTTTTATTTATATTGGACTTGCGATTACAACTCTATTTGGTTGTGATAGCAGGAAAATGACATCCCATTTAGAGGCTATCAGCAAGATTGCTGAGGATAATCCTGATTCTGCTTTAGTTCTGTTGGATAAATACGAACCCGAAAAGATAAATTGGAGTAAGGGTGACAGAATGTATTACGAACTTGTTAAGCTCAAAGTCCAAAATAAGTTAGATGTGGTGTTTACTACTGACACCATAATCAATAATATAGTTGATTACTTCAATAGTCACGGCA
The sequence above is a segment of the Prevotella sp. E9-3 genome. Coding sequences within it:
- the sufD gene encoding Fe-S cluster assembly protein SufD — encoded protein: MKYACSDPQPPNLGGECERQYIELYRQTRQMICDHSSAVMNAQRDAAFERFEKNGFPTKKVERYKYTDIQKLMEPDYGLNLNRLDIPVNPYDVFKCDVPNLSTALYFVVNDAFYDKLLPKVNFPEGVVIGSLSKNADFIAKYYNELAGKEGDAITDLNTMLAQDGLLVYVPKNVVLDKAIQVINILRSDVDLMVNRRVLIVAEEGAEVKLLFCDHTADERAFLATQVIEVFAKENAKVDLYCMEETHAKNVRLSNVYVRQERSSRVKHNVITLHNGITRNKLDLVLAGEGAECVCNGCVIADKQQHVDNNTLIVHEVPHCTSNELYKYVLDEHSTGAFAGRVYVAHGAQKTSSQMTNQNLCATTDAHMYTQPMLEIYADDVKCAHGSTVGQLNDAALFYMRQRGISEKEARTLLQVAFIREVIDQIDLSPLCDRLHHLIDKRFRGELSKCTGCKLCK
- a CDS encoding HipA domain-containing protein; the protein is MKTIQVCPSTLRSGFTTYSPQAIKELFDGVMVSPFIDIDFENEHDQRQAMDNMNNMSISGAQEKFSATIDNGKIRLTHESEQATYILKSAPFTLSLSTRKQIPANEHLTMQIASQVYGIRTANNGLCFSNTGQPVYITKRFDVINGVKDGSQEDFATILQMSEEGSDSNFKYHGSYVQIADAIRQFVPAWMPQMEQFFRMVVFDYLFGNEDAHMKNFSLINRNGEYFLAPAYDLINTCIHIQSGSDLGLTDGLSPDIEKSDVYDRTGHPCRLDFERFAERIGVSEKRAAAVLDMFMEIPQTTYSLIEFSFLDEKMKRAYKRVIEERTTRFVRQSE
- a CDS encoding HipA N-terminal domain-containing protein codes for the protein MRKVNVYYGDVYAGQLVELSRGNYEFTYDDAFRADSSTPPVSVNLPKSQKVYHSERIFPVFTNMLPEGANRRALCRARKVDEKDFFGMLEMICGMDAIGKFVLKRPEE
- a CDS encoding helix-turn-helix domain-containing protein — translated: MDVGTVIKERRALLGISQQDLSDYSGVGISTVKDLERGVGNPSLHTLQKILDVVGIEIVLQVKQTVK
- a CDS encoding 4'-phosphopantetheinyl transferase superfamily protein, which produces MRGYIDIHINDFDLNTALGQISEQRRQQALRFQYEHGQRTCVLAYLLLKRALKEEFGMEENPLFEYGEHGKPSIVGHPEIFFNLSHCREAVACVVSRRPVGIDVESVGRYRESVARYTMNDEEMALITNAPQPEVMFTRLWTMKEARLKLTGEGINDNMKQVLTEADRKSYTTVECLEQGYIYTVCE
- a CDS encoding tetratricopeptide repeat protein — its product is MAQIKTAGDEDPHKALIMLDSLEIDIRNESPYIQHKYDLLKIRLNDKADILPSSDMPILKLIEYFRKEGSNLEMQEVYYYAGSIYRDLNDTPRALEYFLISLNYAGNNAECDSVMLRNTYSNLTYLQYRVQNFQEAIKMAKKELEICQCLKRDCVLPYMHLGCAFHASDSIKQAKKAFDAALNTIIQSNDIMQYQGYLINLLYNYSQLEDLQKAKKSFSLIEQNLFESNDVFSYFALAKYYELQGMNDSAIVCCNQILEYDYEDEDNELINIYDAAKILFNIYTKIGDVNKANYYASKYMELSDSIDFGKRQIMAATVNNKYQYHLDRNKELDLKEKQEKYKNLLFIFTIVIITTIAIGYIIYTKRKNRLLLEKMAMSKEMKLMKDNEMLLRENLEQKDKDIIESTKVNKNLINLLHKAELEEKAEDVIYIIRQSIIGKKEMTRDDWKLLYKAVDELYPSFKNRLVVELGNFTEQQMNICYLLRIGLSKSEIQGVTGLARTTVWRWSKKLSWVQTPDDEV